A single window of Lysobacter oculi DNA harbors:
- a CDS encoding NfuA family Fe-S biogenesis protein has product MIDITESAQAHFRKLIERESMPGLGVRLSALHAGTPRADVRLEFAGPDDLKGDEWAVDCQGFTLWVDAASAGVLDGASIDYEHKATGGQLQIRAPRIKGVVPKDDASLVERVMWIVEQEINPQLAMHRGSVKVEEVTADGVVVLRFGGGCHGCGMADVTLKQGIEKTLLEKVPGVTAVRDATDHTSGDAPYVPRGQA; this is encoded by the coding sequence ATGATCGACATCACCGAATCCGCCCAGGCCCACTTCCGCAAGCTGATCGAACGGGAATCGATGCCCGGTCTCGGCGTGCGCCTGTCCGCGCTGCATGCCGGCACGCCGCGTGCCGACGTGCGCCTGGAGTTTGCCGGCCCCGATGACCTGAAGGGCGACGAATGGGCGGTGGACTGCCAGGGCTTCACCCTGTGGGTGGATGCGGCCAGTGCCGGCGTGCTGGACGGCGCCAGCATCGACTACGAACACAAGGCCACCGGTGGCCAGTTGCAGATCCGCGCGCCGCGCATCAAGGGTGTGGTGCCGAAGGATGACGCCTCGCTGGTCGAGCGCGTGATGTGGATCGTCGAGCAGGAGATCAATCCGCAGCTGGCGATGCACCGCGGCAGCGTGAAGGTGGAGGAAGTGACGGCCGATGGCGTCGTGGTGCTGCGCTTCGGCGGCGGTTGCCACGGTTGCGGCATGGCCGATGTCACGCTCAAGCAGGGCATCGAGAAGACGCTGCTGGAGAAGGTGCCGGGGGTGACCGCCGTGCGCGACGCCACCGACCACACCAGTGGCGACGCGCCTTACGTCCCGCGCGGACAGGCCTGA
- a CDS encoding 4a-hydroxytetrahydrobiopterin dehydratase: MNDLVPLADAHCSPKRGQEHRLTDASIRELMAQVSGWELVEDGQALSRTFRFDDYYRTMSFVNALAHMANREDHHPDLSVHYDRCVVRYATHDVGGLSENDFICAAKAGKLAE; this comes from the coding sequence ATGAACGATTTGGTTCCCCTCGCCGATGCCCACTGCAGCCCGAAGCGCGGGCAGGAACACCGGCTCACCGACGCCAGCATCCGCGAATTGATGGCACAGGTCAGCGGCTGGGAACTGGTCGAAGACGGCCAGGCGCTCTCACGCACGTTCCGTTTCGACGACTACTACCGGACAATGTCCTTCGTGAACGCGCTGGCGCACATGGCCAACCGCGAGGACCATCATCCCGACCTCTCCGTCCACTACGACCGTTGCGTTGTGCGGTACGCCACCCACGACGTCGGCGGCCTGAGCGAGAACGATTTCATCTGCGCGGCCAAGGCTGGCAAGCTCGCGGAATGA
- a CDS encoding energy transducer TonB, producing MSLRRTLLASAVFSLSLSVHAAPPQPTPPPLPAPPAAEMPLPKVISRVDPIYPPQAICLGTGGTTKVLVNINAQGTVDSASVAYSSGNRALDRAAVTAIRQWTFESPGAMFSGYVDVNFEADGGPLDDCLQVATFGGLVGETPGYEPGSLEVLVHLLPSDAGTFQFVILDTTGATLETQTLAAEQVPGMVRFKGLKAGEHILSIRADGVELRHSTFTVLDNGSVMTPPPTPPAED from the coding sequence ATGTCGCTTCGCCGGACCCTGCTCGCATCGGCGGTGTTCTCGCTGAGCCTGTCGGTCCACGCAGCGCCACCCCAACCCACGCCGCCGCCGCTGCCGGCACCGCCTGCTGCGGAGATGCCGCTTCCGAAGGTGATTTCCCGCGTCGATCCGATCTACCCGCCGCAGGCCATCTGCCTCGGCACCGGCGGCACCACCAAGGTGCTGGTGAACATTAATGCCCAAGGCACGGTGGATTCCGCATCGGTGGCGTATTCCAGCGGCAACCGTGCACTGGACCGCGCGGCCGTCACGGCGATCAGGCAGTGGACGTTCGAAAGCCCCGGCGCCATGTTTTCCGGCTATGTGGATGTGAACTTCGAAGCGGACGGCGGCCCCCTCGACGACTGCCTGCAGGTCGCGACCTTCGGTGGCCTGGTCGGTGAAACCCCCGGCTACGAGCCCGGCAGCCTGGAAGTGCTTGTACACCTGCTACCCTCGGATGCCGGCACGTTCCAGTTCGTCATCCTCGACACCACCGGCGCCACGCTCGAAACGCAGACGCTCGCGGCGGAACAGGTGCCGGGCATGGTGCGGTTCAAGGGGCTCAAGGCCGGCGAACACATCCTGTCGATCCGCGCAGATGGCGTGGAGCTCAGGCACTCGACGTTCACCGTGCTCGACAACGGCAGCGTGATGACGCCGCCGCCGACACCGCCCGCCGAAGATTGA
- a CDS encoding RluA family pseudouridine synthase has product MSEPAPDRPTARTVRVPEDREGQRLDNFLLGQLKGAPRSLVYKIVRSGQVRVNGGRAKPERKLAGGDEVRIPPVRIAEEGDSAPPPKSLLAALESAIVFEDARLLALNKPTGLASHGGSGISHGAIESLRALRPGQSLELVHRLDRDTSGLLVVAKKRSALRELQALLREDHGAGIDKRYLTLLTGRMPDGMMSVDAPLYVGLRQGGERHVTVHANGKPSTSHFRVLERRGGQSYCEVRIETGRTHQIRVHAQHIGHAVAGDDKYGDPEANKRLRDQAGLKRLFLHAASLRFALDDGRADYVLDAPLPPDLRGVLDRLG; this is encoded by the coding sequence ATGTCAGAACCCGCCCCAGACCGTCCGACTGCCCGTACCGTCCGCGTCCCGGAAGACCGGGAAGGCCAGCGTCTGGACAACTTCCTGCTGGGGCAGCTGAAGGGGGCGCCGCGCTCGCTGGTCTACAAGATCGTGCGCAGCGGCCAGGTGCGGGTGAACGGGGGCAGGGCGAAGCCGGAGCGCAAGCTCGCCGGGGGCGACGAGGTCCGCATCCCGCCGGTCCGCATCGCGGAAGAAGGCGACAGCGCGCCGCCGCCGAAGTCGCTGCTGGCGGCGCTGGAATCGGCCATCGTCTTTGAGGATGCGCGGCTGCTGGCGCTGAACAAGCCGACCGGGCTGGCCAGCCACGGCGGCAGCGGCATCAGCCATGGCGCCATCGAGTCGCTGCGGGCGTTGCGACCGGGGCAGTCGCTGGAGCTGGTGCACCGGCTGGACCGGGATACCTCGGGCCTGCTGGTGGTGGCGAAGAAGCGCTCGGCCCTGCGCGAGCTGCAGGCCCTGTTGCGTGAGGACCACGGCGCCGGCATCGACAAGCGCTATCTCACGCTGCTGACCGGCCGGATGCCGGACGGGATGATGTCGGTCGATGCGCCGCTCTACGTCGGGTTGCGCCAGGGCGGCGAGCGCCACGTGACCGTGCACGCCAACGGCAAGCCATCGACCAGCCATTTCCGGGTGTTGGAACGGCGCGGCGGCCAGAGCTATTGCGAGGTGCGCATCGAGACCGGGCGCACCCACCAGATCCGCGTGCATGCGCAGCACATCGGTCATGCGGTGGCGGGCGACGACAAGTACGGCGACCCCGAGGCCAACAAGCGCCTGCGCGACCAGGCCGGGCTGAAGCGGTTGTTCCTGCACGCGGCTTCGCTGCGCTTCGCGCTGGACGATGGCCGTGCCGATTACGTGCTCGATGCGCCGCTGCCACCCGACCTGCGCGGCGTGTTGGACCGGCTGGGCTGA
- a CDS encoding response regulator codes for MTIRVYLLDDHALVRAGMRLILEQEVDISVVGEADTGEEAIPQIRRLKPDVVLCDLHLPGISGLEVTERISRTGVSKVVVVSVLEDGPLPRRLLDAGAMGYMGKAGDAAELVHAVREVARGKRYLGNSIAQSMALSTLARDRSPFEKLSPRELEVAMLLVQGVRQDEIARRLSLSPKTIHTHKARLFEKLEVRDSIALARLATQYGLADTTRSV; via the coding sequence ATGACGATTCGCGTCTATTTGCTGGATGACCATGCGCTGGTGCGCGCAGGCATGCGCCTGATCCTTGAGCAGGAGGTCGACATCTCGGTGGTCGGCGAGGCCGATACCGGCGAGGAAGCGATTCCGCAGATCCGCCGGCTCAAGCCTGACGTCGTCCTCTGCGACCTGCACCTGCCCGGCATCAGCGGCCTGGAAGTCACCGAGCGCATCAGCCGCACCGGCGTGAGCAAGGTGGTCGTGGTGTCGGTGCTGGAAGACGGCCCGTTGCCGCGTCGCCTGCTGGATGCGGGTGCGATGGGGTACATGGGCAAGGCCGGGGATGCCGCCGAGCTTGTGCACGCCGTGCGCGAAGTCGCGCGGGGCAAGCGCTATCTGGGCAATTCCATCGCGCAGAGCATGGCGCTGTCCACGCTGGCACGTGACCGCTCGCCGTTCGAGAAGCTCTCGCCGCGCGAGCTTGAGGTTGCGATGCTGCTGGTGCAGGGCGTTCGCCAGGACGAGATCGCGCGCCGGCTCAGTCTGAGCCCCAAGACCATCCACACGCACAAGGCGCGGCTGTTCGAGAAGCTCGAGGTCCGTGACTCCATCGCACTGGCCCGCCTGGCGACCCAGTACGGATTGGCGGATACCACGCGGAGCGTTTGA
- the galE gene encoding UDP-glucose 4-epimerase GalE translates to MDILLCGGAGYIGSHMLKWLAMRGYRVTVLDNLSTGHREAVRWGELVEADLLDPTALERVFSGRHFDAVMHFCARSLVGESVAQPYDYYANNVTGTLNLLQAMRRHGVGKLIFSSTAAVFGNPVSERIDEGHPKAPINPYGASKLMVERMLQDAASAYSLRSVALRYFNAAGASPEGDIGESHQPETHLIPNALRAALGTGPALKLFGTDYPTPDGTCVRDYVHVDDLAQAHERALAYMQAHEGAHAFNLGNGQGFSVREVIEAASRVAGRAVPFEVAPRREGDPATLVASSERARAELGWSPVHASLDEIIGTAWRWHQSPRY, encoded by the coding sequence ATGGACATCCTGCTGTGCGGCGGCGCCGGATACATCGGCAGCCACATGCTGAAGTGGTTGGCGATGCGCGGCTACCGGGTGACCGTGCTGGACAACTTGTCCACCGGTCACCGCGAAGCGGTGCGATGGGGCGAATTGGTTGAGGCCGACCTGCTGGATCCGACAGCGCTGGAGCGCGTCTTCAGCGGGCGTCACTTCGACGCGGTGATGCATTTCTGCGCGCGTTCGCTGGTCGGCGAATCGGTCGCCCAGCCCTACGACTACTACGCCAACAACGTCACCGGCACGCTCAACCTGCTGCAGGCGATGCGGCGGCACGGCGTGGGGAAGCTGATTTTCTCGTCCACCGCGGCGGTGTTCGGCAACCCGGTGAGCGAACGCATCGACGAGGGCCATCCGAAGGCGCCGATCAACCCCTACGGCGCCAGCAAGCTGATGGTGGAGCGGATGCTGCAGGATGCGGCTTCGGCGTATAGCCTGCGCTCGGTGGCGCTGCGTTATTTCAATGCCGCCGGTGCGAGCCCTGAAGGCGACATCGGCGAATCCCATCAACCCGAAACCCATCTCATCCCCAATGCGCTGCGTGCCGCGCTGGGCACAGGCCCGGCGCTGAAACTGTTCGGCACCGACTACCCCACGCCCGATGGCACCTGCGTGCGTGATTACGTGCATGTCGATGACCTGGCGCAGGCGCATGAACGGGCATTGGCCTACATGCAGGCACACGAAGGCGCCCATGCGTTCAATCTGGGGAACGGGCAGGGGTTTTCGGTGCGCGAGGTGATCGAAGCCGCATCGCGTGTGGCGGGTCGCGCAGTACCGTTCGAAGTCGCGCCGCGTCGCGAAGGAGACCCCGCGACGCTGGTGGCCAGCAGCGAACGTGCCCGGGCGGAACTCGGCTGGTCTCCGGTGCATGCATCGCTGGATGAGATCATCGGCACGGCCTGGCGCTGGCACCAGTCGCCACGCTACTGA
- a CDS encoding mannose-1-phosphate guanylyltransferase/mannose-6-phosphate isomerase, whose product MIPVILSGGSGTRLWPLSREAFPKQFLGLLGERSMLQDTWARIAQLASAAPIVVANEEHRFMVAEQLREAGCRDATVLLEPAARNTAPAIAVAAMEAMRSGGDPLLLVLPSDHVIVDAGAFRAAVSAAAAAAERGALVTFGIVPTGPETGYGYVRAETGEGVRRVLQFVEKPDAATARSYVESGDYFWNSGMFLFRASAFLGELEVHQPAMLAACRDALANARRDEDFVRLDKRAFAASPSDSIDYAVMEKTAAAAILPINVGWNDVGSWSALWEVAEQDGEGNAHHGDVLAQDCRNTLAWGDGRLLALLGLEDVVVVDTADAVLVAHKDKVQHVKDIVATLKKRERDEVTWHRKVYRPWGNYDSIDMGERFQVKRITVKPGAQLSLQMHHHRAEHWIVVSGTGRVTRGDETIILSENQSTYIPLGVKHRLENPGVVPLELIEVQSGSYLGEDDIVRFEDVYGRG is encoded by the coding sequence ATGATTCCGGTGATCCTGTCGGGCGGTTCGGGCACGCGGCTGTGGCCGCTCTCGCGCGAAGCCTTTCCCAAGCAATTCCTGGGCCTCTTGGGCGAGCGGTCGATGCTGCAGGACACGTGGGCGCGCATCGCACAGCTGGCATCCGCGGCCCCCATCGTGGTGGCCAACGAGGAGCACCGCTTCATGGTGGCCGAGCAGTTGCGGGAGGCCGGTTGCCGCGATGCCACCGTGTTGCTCGAGCCGGCCGCGCGGAACACCGCGCCCGCCATTGCCGTGGCGGCGATGGAGGCGATGCGCAGCGGAGGCGACCCTCTGCTGCTGGTGCTGCCTTCCGACCATGTGATCGTGGATGCCGGGGCGTTCCGCGCCGCGGTCTCAGCCGCCGCGGCGGCCGCCGAGAGGGGCGCGCTGGTGACGTTCGGCATCGTGCCCACCGGGCCGGAAACCGGCTACGGCTACGTGCGTGCCGAGACGGGCGAGGGCGTGCGCCGGGTGCTGCAGTTCGTGGAGAAGCCCGACGCGGCGACTGCGCGCAGCTATGTCGAATCCGGCGACTATTTCTGGAACAGCGGCATGTTCCTGTTCCGCGCCTCGGCGTTCCTGGGCGAGCTGGAAGTGCATCAACCGGCGATGCTCGCCGCCTGCCGCGATGCGCTGGCCAATGCCCGCCGCGACGAGGACTTCGTGCGGCTCGACAAGAGGGCCTTCGCGGCCTCGCCCTCGGATTCCATCGATTACGCGGTGATGGAGAAGACTGCCGCGGCCGCCATCCTCCCCATCAACGTGGGCTGGAACGATGTCGGCAGCTGGTCCGCCCTCTGGGAGGTGGCGGAACAGGACGGCGAAGGCAACGCGCACCACGGCGATGTGCTGGCGCAGGATTGCCGCAACACGCTGGCCTGGGGCGATGGCCGGCTGCTGGCGCTGCTGGGCCTGGAGGACGTGGTGGTGGTCGACACCGCCGATGCCGTGCTGGTGGCGCACAAGGACAAGGTGCAGCACGTCAAGGACATCGTGGCCACACTGAAGAAGCGCGAGCGTGACGAGGTCACCTGGCACCGCAAGGTGTATCGCCCCTGGGGCAATTACGATTCCATCGACATGGGCGAGCGTTTCCAGGTCAAGCGCATCACGGTCAAGCCGGGCGCGCAGCTCAGCCTGCAGATGCACCATCACCGTGCCGAGCACTGGATCGTCGTGAGCGGCACAGGCCGCGTCACCCGTGGCGACGAGACGATCATCCTGTCCGAGAACCAGAGCACCTACATTCCGCTGGGCGTGAAGCACCGACTGGAGAATCCGGGCGTGGTGCCGCTCGAGTTGATCGAAGTGCAGTCCGGCAGCTATCTGGGCGAGGACGACATCGTCCGCTTCGAGGACGTCTACGGGCGCGGTTGA
- a CDS encoding LysR substrate-binding domain-containing protein → MHDLNDLYYFAAVVDHGGYAAAERALGIPKSRLSRRISQLEADLGVRLLQRSTRRFAVTDVGQSVYRHAQAMLTSAQAARDVVERLSAVPRGLVRVSVPVTLAQEVLPRVLPEFLERYPEVRVQVHVSNRRIDLINEGFDVALRVRARLDEDTNLVLRGFGESRELLLASPGYLERHGTPREPEDLKAHTVLMVNEDESRQRWELHGPDGDVQVVELKPRVVAFDFPMLRRLAMSDMGITMLPEIVSAEDVRNGDLRVVLPEWHLPQGMVHAVFASRRGMLPAVRVFIDHLADTVPKVMRSMHINEAGLPPMAE, encoded by the coding sequence ATGCACGATCTCAACGATCTCTATTACTTCGCGGCAGTTGTCGACCACGGCGGTTACGCCGCGGCGGAACGCGCGTTGGGTATTCCGAAGTCGCGGCTGTCGCGGCGTATCTCGCAGCTGGAGGCCGATCTGGGCGTCCGGCTGCTGCAGCGCTCGACGCGCCGCTTCGCGGTGACCGACGTCGGTCAGAGCGTGTACCGGCATGCGCAGGCGATGCTGACCTCGGCGCAGGCCGCGCGTGACGTGGTCGAGCGGCTGTCCGCCGTGCCGCGCGGGCTGGTGCGGGTGAGCGTGCCGGTCACGCTGGCGCAGGAAGTGCTGCCGCGCGTGCTGCCGGAATTCCTGGAACGCTATCCGGAAGTACGCGTGCAGGTGCATGTGAGCAACCGCCGCATCGACCTCATCAACGAGGGTTTCGATGTCGCGCTGCGCGTGCGTGCGCGGCTGGACGAAGACACCAATCTGGTGCTGCGCGGCTTCGGTGAGTCGCGCGAACTGCTGCTGGCCAGCCCGGGCTACCTGGAGCGCCACGGCACGCCGCGCGAACCGGAAGACCTCAAGGCGCACACCGTATTGATGGTCAACGAGGACGAATCGCGGCAGCGTTGGGAACTGCATGGGCCCGACGGGGACGTACAGGTCGTGGAGCTGAAGCCGCGGGTCGTCGCCTTCGATTTCCCGATGCTGCGCCGCCTAGCGATGAGCGACATGGGCATCACCATGCTGCCGGAGATCGTCTCCGCCGAAGACGTCCGCAACGGCGACCTGCGCGTGGTGCTGCCGGAATGGCACCTGCCGCAGGGCATGGTGCACGCGGTGTTCGCCTCGCGCCGGGGCATGCTCCCGGCCGTGCGCGTGTTCATCGACCACCTCGCCGATACCGTGCCCAAGGTGATGCGCTCCATGCACATCAACGAAGCCGGATTGCCGCCCATGGCAGAATAG